In Pseudothermotoga hypogea DSM 11164 = NBRC 106472, the following are encoded in one genomic region:
- a CDS encoding M24 family metallopeptidase — MERVKKFVEALEKENVDAALICNVEYSSRPTTMYLSGFTGSFSFLVITKDSQFIVTDSRYFEQAKQQTKFTLVEHRGSNIYDTVVGVLETIKPKVVGLEFSRISHDMYLKLSEKYQALYKPIDHIIEQMRMIKEPQEVEFIRKAIQISEEALLKVLPLVKEGVAEKDIAAELEYQMKLLGADGIAFETIVITGPRTALPHGRASERRLRMNEPVLFDFGAKFNGYCADITRTFYFGKPDEEFVKVYNTVFEAQSLALEKGSGRMTGKELDSVARTHISSCGLGEYFGHGLGHGLGLEVHEAPRVNQSNESILPVGAVVTIEPGIYIEGKFGVRIEEDVVVHEDHLERLTHLERKLQMF, encoded by the coding sequence ATGGAGAGAGTCAAGAAGTTCGTCGAAGCATTGGAGAAGGAAAACGTCGACGCTGCACTCATATGCAACGTGGAGTACTCCTCTCGACCAACGACGATGTATCTTTCGGGGTTCACCGGTTCGTTCAGTTTCCTCGTCATCACGAAGGACTCTCAGTTCATAGTCACAGACTCGAGGTACTTCGAGCAGGCCAAGCAGCAGACCAAGTTCACGCTGGTTGAACATCGCGGATCGAACATTTATGACACCGTCGTTGGTGTACTTGAAACGATCAAACCCAAGGTAGTTGGACTGGAATTTTCTCGAATAAGCCACGACATGTATCTGAAGCTCTCTGAAAAGTACCAGGCTCTTTACAAGCCCATCGATCACATCATTGAACAGATGCGCATGATCAAAGAGCCTCAGGAGGTAGAGTTCATCAGGAAGGCGATTCAGATAAGCGAAGAAGCACTCCTGAAAGTTCTTCCGCTCGTCAAAGAGGGGGTGGCAGAGAAGGACATTGCGGCCGAGCTTGAGTATCAAATGAAGCTTCTCGGCGCTGACGGGATCGCGTTTGAAACGATCGTCATAACAGGACCGAGAACGGCGCTGCCACACGGAAGAGCTTCGGAACGAAGACTGAGGATGAACGAGCCGGTGCTCTTCGACTTTGGCGCAAAGTTCAACGGTTACTGTGCGGACATAACCAGGACTTTCTATTTTGGCAAGCCAGACGAAGAATTCGTGAAGGTGTACAACACGGTCTTTGAAGCTCAATCTCTGGCACTCGAGAAAGGTTCTGGCCGGATGACTGGTAAGGAGTTGGACTCCGTGGCGCGCACGCACATATCCAGCTGTGGTCTTGGTGAATACTTTGGCCACGGTCTTGGTCACGGTCTGGGGCTGGAGGTTCACGAGGCACCGAGGGTGAACCAGAGCAACGAGTCGATCCTACCAGTCGGAGCGGTCGTGACGATCGAGCCGGGAATCTACATCGAAGGTAAATTCGGTGTTAGAATAGAAGAGGATGTCG